The Cellulosilyticum sp. I15G10I2 genome contains the following window.
GCATCGCAAACCAGGAAGGATTAGATTTCGGAAGTGCCTTTGGCAATATAAAATAATTTTCATGTTTATTTAGTGCATGATAGAGTATGCTAAAGTTCTTTCTTCTAGCCTCGCCAAAACCCGGAAGTTTTTTTAACTGTTCAATCCCCATAGCACATTGAATATCAAGAGGTTTTAAATTATACCCTATATTACTGTAAACATATTTATGATCATAACCATCAGGAAGCCCTTCAAATATGTGATCGAACCTGTGTCTGCACGCTCCATTTGGATTTTTCTCCCCAGTCTGACAGTAACAGGCTCTACCCCAATCGCGGATAGAAAGTGCCTGTCTATACAACCCCATATTATTTGTAAGCACAGCGCCACATTCTCCCATTGTCATATGATGGGCTGCATAAAAGCTATAGGTTGACATATCCCCAAATGTACCACAAAGTTTACCATCATAATAGGATCCCAGTGCATCGCAAGTATCTTCGATTACATAAAGCCCATGGGTTTTTGCAAAATCCATAATGACATCCATCTCAGCAGGATTTCCCAAAGTATGTGCGAACATTATGGCACGGGTCTTATCAGATAATGCCTGCTCAAGCTTAGAGGCATCGATATTATAAGTTCCCTCCTCCACATCTACAAAAACTGGCACAAGGCCATTTTGTAGAATAGGGTTAAGGGTTGTAGGAAATGTAAGGGCCGTAGTAATAACTTCATCTCCAGGCTTCATGGGCTGCGCTATATTCGGCGAGCATAAAGCACTTATAGCCACTAGGTTTGCTGAGGATCCTGAGTTGAGCATCAGGCCATATCTCATACCCATATAAGCAGAAAAATCTTTTATAAACGCATTGCCCTTTTCCCCTAAGGTAAGCCAAAAATCTAATACGCTATCTACCATTGCTTGCATTTCCTTCTCATCGAATACACGACCAGCATAGTTTACCTTGGATGTTCCCGGAATAAATACCTCTTTTTGTTTACGAAGTTCATAAATTTCTTTTGTACGCTCAATAATCTCTGCTCTAAGCTGTTGTTCCGACTTCATGCCTTTCTCACCTCACTCATTCACTCTTAAAGAAAACTTAGCAAACTTTTGCATACAAAATCTACGTCTTCTTCTGTCATATTCGCAGCAGAAGGCAGGGAGATACCTCGCTCTTCTACCATCCTGGCAACAGGATTTTCGAACCTCTGCTCAAATTCAGGAAAACGACTCATCTGAGGAAAGCCCGGTCTTGCATGAATATTTAAAGCCTTTAATTTATCTAAAATACTATCTCTTTGATTTTTAGAATATCCTTCAAGAAGCAGAGAAGGATAACAATAATTGCTCATATATCCCTCTTTTTCTTTTATCA
Protein-coding sequences here:
- the rfbH gene encoding lipopolysaccharide biosynthesis protein RfbH; protein product: MKSEQQLRAEIIERTKEIYELRKQKEVFIPGTSKVNYAGRVFDEKEMQAMVDSVLDFWLTLGEKGNAFIKDFSAYMGMRYGLMLNSGSSANLVAISALCSPNIAQPMKPGDEVITTALTFPTTLNPILQNGLVPVFVDVEEGTYNIDASKLEQALSDKTRAIMFAHTLGNPAEMDVIMDFAKTHGLYVIEDTCDALGSYYDGKLCGTFGDMSTYSFYAAHHMTMGECGAVLTNNMGLYRQALSIRDWGRACYCQTGEKNPNGACRHRFDHIFEGLPDGYDHKYVYSNIGYNLKPLDIQCAMGIEQLKKLPGFGEARRKNFSILYHALNKHENYFILPKALPKSNPSWFAMPLTLRSDSAFSRKDIVMYLENEHIETRMLFTGNILKHPAYRNIQYRISGSLEQTEKVLHHTFFIGVYPGMTQEKLAYMVERIDHFIEGI